gaaaatcagatctTTGAAAAGAGGGTCTAGATGTGAGATACCAAAACCCAAGGGTGTGGAATTCCCAAAGCTCAGGATCACAGCACGTTGCACTGTGCAGACCTACAGCTGCTACCTGTGGAAGCAATCACATCTGCTGCTTGCTAGCCTGGCTCATGTCAGTTCCACTGATACTTGGCCTCTTGTCTGTTGGGCATTGGTTTGCCCACATAGCAGCAGTAACTCAGACTTCAGTGGTTAGTAAGAGACTGAGATACTTGTCCATAAGAATTGGCTCCAGGGTCACCGTTTGTATGTCCAGGTTTGAACACACCGATCTGATTTGTCTGAAAGAGCTGTCGTCTCTAGTGTTAATGGCGAGTTGTTCCTTTCCAAGGAGAAAGGGGAAGGTGTGAAGGGGAACTTCAAAGACAACttgaaaaggaagagacagatgGACAAATCACGCGTGTAACCCATTAAGAAAACATTCAGTGCACTAGCCCTATTTTTGTATAGTATTTGGGTTTTTAAAccataatcaaatttggtttttaacagtctcactctgttatcatATGAGTGGCTGTACTGGGAATTCTTTTGAAACTTGCAGAGAACAGGATTATTTCTGGCGGCCTCTGCTGAgttggagtgtgtgtgtttgtgtgtgtgtgtgtgtgtgtgtgtgtgtgtattagggaGAGGAAATCATAGGTCCAGTATGGACCCAGAGCTAAGGGGAATCTTGGGGAGTAGTGGCTCTGGCAGATGAGGATTCAGAAATCGAGTACAGGGACTGTTCTGGACTTTCACTGCTAACCTGCTTTTTCTCAGTGCCTGGCTCTGAGGGCAGGGTCCAGCTGGTGTCATGCTCTCCAagggtttcattttattttccagccAGGCAAAGGAGAGGTGAGAAATGGAACCAAcatttctgaaaaggaaatttaagaaCTGCATCATCTACCCtctaagaagaaaaggagaaaaaaaacaggagagaGGGTATTGAGAACATCTTAGGGGAGTTGTTAactgcattaaaaaatatatgtgttagAGTGTTCACCTGCCCAGTGTCTTCATAATCTTCCTTTATGATGTGCAGCCGCCATGgctagtgttttttgttgttgttgttgttttgttttgtttttggagacagagtctcgctctgtcgcccaggctggagtacaatggtgcaatctcggctcactgcaacctccgcctcccgggttcaagcaattctcctgccttagcctctcaactagctgggactacaggcgtgtgccagctACTGttacacccagctaaattttttttttgtatttttggtagagatggggtttcaccatgttagccaggatggtctcaatctcctaacctcatgatctgcctgcctcggcctcccaaagtgctggctagTGTTTTATCTGCTTTAGTGCTTGGGGTATGATTGGGTTTGGGGAGTTCACACTGAGTCCAGGGCCTAGTCTTAATCTTGCCAAAGATGTTCTTTCCCCGGTGCTCATGTTCTGAtgtcctttccctccttccctttctcctccctttccttttccctttgtcACTGCCCTCTTCCCTTTCCCAGCATCCAGAGCTGCTGTTGGTGGATTGTACCCACGGGGAGATGATTCCTCATGAAGAGCCTGGATCCCCTACAGAAATCAAATGTGACTTTCCGTTTATCAGACTAAAATCAGAGCCAGCCAGACAGTGAAACAGTCACCGTGGAGGGGGGACGGCGAAAAATGAAATCCAACCAAGAGCGGAGCAACGAATGCCTGCCTCCCAAGAAGCGCGAGATCCCCGCCACCAGCCGGTCCTCCGAGGAGAAGGCTCCTGCCCTGCCCAGTGACAACCACCGGGTGGAGGGCACAGCATGGCTCCCGGGCAACCCTGGTGGCCGGGGCCACGGGGGCGGGAGGCATGGGCCGGCAGGGACCTCGGTGGAGCTTGGTTTACAACAGGGAATAGGTTTACACAAAGCATTGTCCACAGGGCTGGACTACTCCCCGCCCAGCGCTCCCAGGTCTGTCCCTGTGGCCACCACGCTGCCCGCCGCGTATGCCACCCCGCAGCCAGGGACCCCGGTGTCCCCCGTGCAGTACGCTCACCTGCCGCACACCTTCCAGTTCATCGGGTCCTCCCAATACAGCGGGACCTATGCCAGCTTCATCCCATCACAGCTGATCCCCCCAACCGCCAACCCCGTCACCAGTGCGGTGGCCTCGGCTGCAGGGGCCACCACTCCATCCCAGCGCTCCCAGCTGGAGGCCTATTCCACTCTGCTGGCCAACATGGGCAGTCTGAGCCAGACGCCGGGACACAAggctgagcagcagcagcagcagcagcagcagcaacagcagcagcagcagcagcacctcaGCAGGGCTCCGGGGCTCATCACCCCGGGGTCCCCCCCACCCGCCCAGCAGAACCAGTACGTCCACATTTCCAGTTCTCCGCAGAACACCGGCCGCGCCGCCTCTCCTCCGGCCATCCCcgtccacctccacccccaccagaCGATGCTCCCACACACGCTCACCCTGGGGCCCCCCTCCCAGGTCGTCATGCAATACGCCGACTCCGGCAGCCACTTTGTCCCTCGGGAGGCCACCAAGAAAGCCGAGAGCAGCCGGCTGCAGCAGGCCATCCAGGCCAAGGAGGTCCTGAACGGTGAGATGGAGAAGAGCCGGCGGTACGGGGCCCCGTCCTCGGCCGACCTGGGCCTGGGCAAGGCAGGCGGCAAGTCGGTTCCTCACCCGTACGAGTCCAGGCACGTGGTGGTCCACCCGAGCCCCTCAGACTACAGCAGTCGTGATCCTTCAGGGGTCCGGGCCTCTGTGATGGTCCTGCCCAACAGCAACACGCCCGCAGCTGACCTGGAGGTGCAACAGGCCACTCATCGTGAGGCCTCCCCCTCCACCCTCAACGACAAAAGTGGCCTGCATTTAGGGAAGCCTGGCCACCGGTCCTACGCGCTCTCACCCCACACGGTCATTCAGACCACACACAGTGCTTCAGAGCCACTCCCGGTGGGACTGCCAGCCACAGCCTTCTACGCAGGGACTCAACCCCCTGTCATTGGCTACCTGAGCGGCCAGCAGCAAGCAATCACCTACGCCGGCAGCCTGCCCCAGCACCTGGTGATCCCCGGCACACAGCCCCTGCTCATCCCGGTCGGCAGCACTGACATGGAAGCATCGGGGGCAGCCCCGGCCATAGTCACGTCATCCCCCCAGTTTGCTGCAGTGCCTCACACGTTCGTCACCACCGCCCTTCCCAAGAGCGAGAACTTCAACCCCGAGGCCCTGGTCACCCAGGCCGCCTACCCAGCCATGGTGCAGGCCCAGATCCACCTGCCTGTGGTGCAGTCCGTGGCCTCCCCGGCGGCGGCTCCCCCTACGCTGCCTCCCTACTTCATGAAAGGCTCCATCATCCAGTTGGCCAACGGAGAGCTAAAGAAGGTGGAAGACTTAAAAACAGAAGATTTCATCCAGAGTGCAGAGATAAGCAATGACCTGAAGATCGACTCCAGCACCGTAGAGAGGATTGAAGACAGCCATAGCCCGGGCGTGGCCGTGATACAGTTCGCCGTCGGGGAGCACCGAGCCCAGGTAACGTTAGCCCGGGTGGCATAGGGATGGGACACCACACCGTGACGCCGTCATCATCTCCTGGCAAGACGAATTGCTTCTATGAGGCAGGATTAAGGGTTCTCAGGTACACCTAGACCTTAGACTCAGCCGTCCCCAACTGTGTTCTCTAGAAAAAATAAGCCCCATTTCCCCATGACCTCTGCTGTGTGTAATGAATTAACCTCCATGCATGGAGAGTGGGGCTAGTTATGGAGTCCTCGAGACAATCCAGAAACTCACCACTCTAGTTATTTTTTGAATTCTGTGGTTAAGATGAGGAACCCCGATTAGGAAAGGCTGCTGGACTTCAGGTCCTTCTAGTGGCCATTCGGCACTTTTTCCTACCAGGAAAAGACAGAGGATGCCGCTGGAGTGAGGGGATTAGATGCTGAAGCAATCACATCCCATTGCAAcatccatgttttaaaatatgtcttctTAGCTGGGTACAGCGGTAtatgcctttggtcccagctactccagaggctgaggcaggaggatcacttgagcccaggagttcgaggctgtagtgagctatggcTGAACCTGTGACtatcactgcactcaagcctgggcaacatagcaagaccccgtctctaacatgtatataatgtgttACTATCATTTAGGTATGATAAGGCCAACAGATAGATCAGCAGACAACTCTCTTTGACGAGATAATTTGTTATACTCTCTGATCCCAAGAGGAAGGGGACACTCTACACCAAGAGGTGTAGAACACCATAAAGTGGGGGGCACCTGGGGAAGCCCCAGGTGGGTCAGGAGGTGGAGGGAGTGAGGGGAAATGTGGCAAACAACAGCCTTTATTGTGGTTTCATGGGAGGCAGGGTAAGCCATTTTAGGATTGGTTAGAGTGGATAATTCCAGTGTGTTCTGGGGCGTAGGGGCTCTCCCTAGTTGTCTGGCGGCTGGTGCTGGGGTGATCAATACAGGTGGaagggccgggcactgtggctcacacctataatcccagcactttgggaggctgaggtaggtggatcaccagaggtcaggagttcgagaccagcctggccaacatggtaagaccctgtctctactaaaaatacaaaaattagccgggcgtggtggtgtgtgcctataatcccagctactccagaggctgaggcaggagaattgcatgaacccgggaggcggagattgcagtgagccaacatcaggccactgcactctagccttggccacacagcaagactccgtctcagacaaaaaaaaaaaaaaaaaaaaaaaaacagatggaagGCAGCCCTAAGTGTGATGGACCAAGATAGGAGGCTGCTGGGGAGTGGGCTCTGGGCTGGTTAGTTTGCATATGAAAGTCAGGCTCCTAGGAATTAGCTCTGGACTGGTTGGTTTGCATGTAAAAGTCAGGCCTCTAGGAATTAGCTAATCCTAGGAGAGACTATACCTCTGGTATCCACAAGACCCTAAAATATCAAAGcatcagaaaataaaagcatggTTAATACAATCTGAGAAGTCAGGGCTGTCCCAGGTGACCTGCTGGGCTTGGGGTAAAGTCAGCTGTAGCCAAGATGAGTCACTGGAAGTATGGTTAACGCTCTTAATTTCCACAGGCTCCTTCAATCCACCCTTTTCCAGGTTCTTAGATCGATTCCATGCATTTATTCCACAGCCCATTTCTTTCACTGCCCAAGTTGCTGGGAGTCCAGCAGGTTCAGCCTGCAGCTGAGAGCTTTCCTGGCTATCGAGCGCACTTTCTACAAGTGTTTCCATCTACTATTTGAAAACACTCAAATGGGACAGAGCCTCCTTCCAGCTTGAGTTGAAAATAGTCATGAAATAGCTGCTATTTGGGACattcagataaaataaaacaagaaaaaaaagataaactaatTAATGGTTTGAATTGtttggggcatttttttttttttttttttttttcattttttgagacagtgtttcttgtctcctaggctggaatgcagtggtgcaatcatagctgatTGTGGCCTTGACCTCgtaggctccagcgatcctcccaccccaacctccctagtagctgggaccacaggtgcataccaccatgcccagctaatttaaaaataaaaaaacaatttagtagagatggggtcttgctgtgttgcctaggctggtctcaaactcctgggctccaggcaaTCCTTCTACCTCCGCCTCTCAAAGCCCTGAGATTACACACACAAGTCCCCATGTCTGGCTTTTTTGAGCATTTCTTAAAAGCCCAAGTGAGGAAAGGACCAAATCAGTTTTCCAGAACCACTCGTGAATGACTGGATATGGGGGCTTGCACAAAGCCGGGGCCCTGTATTGCCAAGAGCTTTTAGCCCTGAATACTTTTCTTTGTATTATGAGATGTCACTGTAGGTTTACAGTCTTTGGAAGTGCCCAAGAAAGATTTCCCCAAagatctgattaaaaaaaaaaatcaggatttttttaaataaatggcatAATAATACAGCTCACTACCCCTCTGTAGTGGCTGTTCACTTCCTGCATGAATTAGGGGTGGGTactaggagaaagaaaatgaactgcCTTGAGCAAAGTTGAGTCTTCACAGACCCCAGGTGAAACATGCAAAATAAACATGAGGAAGAGTCATTGCTTTTCATGGTACTTAGAatccttaaaacatttttatgaacAGAGGCAGGTGTGAAAAGAGGTTTTGTTTAGAAATGCGACTGGTTCCTTGCCGGCCAGCATCTCCTTCAGCTTGAGAATGAAGGCAGTCACTTCAGTTGTGGGCCACacttcccaggcctggcagcctcCGCAGAGCCCagactcttctattttttttttttttttttgaagacagagtcttgctctgtcacccaggctggagtgcagtggggtgatcttggctcactgcaacctctgcctcttggttcaagtgattcttctgcctcagcctcccaagtagctgagactacaggcacacgccatcaccccctgctaatttttgtatttttagtagagacagggtttcaccatgttggccaggctggtctcgaactcctgacctcaggtgattcacccacctcagtctcctaaagtgctgggattgcaggcgtgagccactgcacccagccccttacAGCCCTTTTCTGTTCTTGGGGAGGAAGAATCTAGGTGTGTTTTTCCCTACTCCAAACTTTGCAAAATTAATgattaaatgaaagagaaattggCTTCCCTGTGAAGTCAGAGCCCTGTTCTCATGTTTATTTTCCCATAGTGAGATCACTAAATCTCTCTACTGACAGCCAGGGTGCAGACAAGCAGGTAGAAGTGTTGTCAGGGCCTGTTTGCAGGTCTGTGAGGTTGGCCCCCGCGTGGCTGTGCTGCATGCAGGGAAGGGCTTCCGCAAAGAAAGGCAAGTGTGCTGAGACCTGCTGAAAAGGCAGCTAGGGCTTCTCGCTGTAAAAACAAAAGTGCAAGGCCTGACGCAACCAATGATTTGTCACTTTACCG
The window above is part of the Symphalangus syndactylus isolate Jambi chromosome 23, NHGRI_mSymSyn1-v2.1_pri, whole genome shotgun sequence genome. Proteins encoded here:
- the LOC129473223 gene encoding uncharacterized homolog gives rise to the protein MIPHEEPGSPTEIKCDFPFIRLKSEPARQ
- the ATXN1 gene encoding ataxin-1, which gives rise to MKSNQERSNECLPPKKREIPATSRSSEEKAPALPSDNHRVEGTAWLPGNPGGRGHGGGRHGPAGTSVELGLQQGIGLHKALSTGLDYSPPSAPRSVPVATTLPAAYATPQPGTPVSPVQYAHLPHTFQFIGSSQYSGTYASFIPSQLIPPTANPVTSAVASAAGATTPSQRSQLEAYSTLLANMGSLSQTPGHKAEQQQQQQQQQQQQQQQHLSRAPGLITPGSPPPAQQNQYVHISSSPQNTGRAASPPAIPVHLHPHQTMLPHTLTLGPPSQVVMQYADSGSHFVPREATKKAESSRLQQAIQAKEVLNGEMEKSRRYGAPSSADLGLGKAGGKSVPHPYESRHVVVHPSPSDYSSRDPSGVRASVMVLPNSNTPAADLEVQQATHREASPSTLNDKSGLHLGKPGHRSYALSPHTVIQTTHSASEPLPVGLPATAFYAGTQPPVIGYLSGQQQAITYAGSLPQHLVIPGTQPLLIPVGSTDMEASGAAPAIVTSSPQFAAVPHTFVTTALPKSENFNPEALVTQAAYPAMVQAQIHLPVVQSVASPAAAPPTLPPYFMKGSIIQLANGELKKVEDLKTEDFIQSAEISNDLKIDSSTVERIEDSHSPGVAVIQFAVGEHRAQVSVEVLVEYPFFVFGQGWSSCCPERTSQLFDLPCSKLSVGDVCISLTLKNLKNGSVKKGQPVDPASVLLKHSKADGLAGSRHRYAEQENGINQGSAQMLSENGELKFPEKMGLPAAPFLTKIEPSKPAATRKRRWSAPESRKLEKSEDEPPLTLPKPSLIPQEVKICIEGRSNVGK